The window GGCGAAGGCTGTTCGACAGGGTGCCGGCGGCGGTGGCCGTGGTCATGATTTTGCTCGTTCTGGCGGCGGCGATCGAGGCCGGTTTGATCATCGCGTTAGGAACCCGGGGAGGAGCGATCGGATGATGAAAGTGGATGTGATTTGGAAGGGAAATATCGCCTTTCAGGCGGAGACTTCCTCCGGGCACAGGGTGGTGATGGACGCGTCACCGCAGGCGGGGGGAGAGAACCGCGGACCCAGTCCGATGGAGACGCTGCTCGCTGCCGCCGGGGCCTGTTCCGGGATCGACATCGTGATGATTCTGGAGAAGATGCGCCTGCGCGTCGACGCCTTCTCGATGGAGGTATCCGGGGAACGGGCAGAGGATCATCCACGCCGGTTCACCCGGGTTCACGTCCATTACCGGCTGGAGGGGGATCTGCCGCCGGA is drawn from Planifilum fimeticola and contains these coding sequences:
- a CDS encoding OsmC family protein, with amino-acid sequence MKVDVIWKGNIAFQAETSSGHRVVMDASPQAGGENRGPSPMETLLAAAGACSGIDIVMILEKMRLRVDAFSMEVSGERAEDHPRRFTRVHVHYRLEGDLPPDKVRRAVELSRDKYCSVLRSLNAEVTTTFSINGVEY